The following are from one region of the Polaribacter marinaquae genome:
- a CDS encoding glutaminase: MKKYPTIIDNIYAEIKDIKDEGKVANYIPELGCISDENFGISITTIEKQNYGVGDFEKKFSIQSISKILSLTLAYQLEGENLWQRVDVEPSGNPFNSLQQLESDKGIPRNPFINAGAIVVCDVLIGHLKNPKEDFLDFCREIANNYDINYNEKVAESEKRTGFRNVALCNFIKSFGNIKNNVDDVLDFYFHICSLELTCKELTEIFMYLTEDNYTTHKGNSIITESQTKRINAIMLTCGFYDESGEFSFRVGLPGKSGVGGGIVAIHPDKYCIAVWSPKLNEKGNSFKGMLFLENFTTKTASSIF, encoded by the coding sequence ATGAAAAAATATCCAACCATAATTGACAATATTTATGCTGAAATAAAAGACATTAAAGACGAAGGTAAAGTTGCCAACTACATACCAGAGTTAGGTTGTATTTCTGATGAAAATTTTGGTATTAGCATTACAACTATTGAAAAACAAAATTATGGTGTTGGTGATTTTGAAAAAAAGTTTTCTATCCAAAGTATTTCAAAAATCTTATCATTAACACTAGCTTATCAATTAGAAGGAGAAAACTTGTGGCAACGTGTAGATGTAGAGCCTTCTGGAAATCCATTTAATTCTTTACAACAATTAGAATCTGATAAAGGTATACCAAGAAATCCGTTTATAAATGCTGGTGCAATTGTAGTTTGCGATGTATTAATTGGTCATTTAAAAAATCCGAAAGAAGATTTTTTAGATTTTTGTAGAGAAATTGCAAACAATTACGATATTAATTACAACGAAAAAGTTGCTGAATCAGAAAAAAGAACTGGTTTTAGAAATGTTGCACTTTGTAATTTTATAAAATCTTTTGGTAACATTAAAAACAATGTAGATGATGTTTTAGATTTCTATTTTCATATCTGTTCTTTAGAGCTAACTTGTAAAGAGTTAACAGAAATCTTTATGTACTTAACAGAAGATAATTACACAACTCATAAAGGTAATTCGATTATTACTGAAAGCCAAACAAAAAGAATTAATGCAATAATGCTTACATGTGGTTTTTATGATGAATCTGGTGAGTTTTCTTTTCGTGTTGGTTTGCCAGGTAAATCTGGTGTTGGTGGTGGTATTGTAGCGATTCATCCAGATAAATATTGTATTGCTGTTTGGAGCCCTAAATTAAATGAAAAAGGAAATTCTTTTAAAGGAATGTTATTTTTAGAAAATTTTACAACAAAAACAGCTTCTTCTATTTTTTAA